The segment CTTCAACCGGAAGCAAGAACGTTGAACCCAAGTGATCCACCAATTTGCCGCTATCGACAACCACAATGAATTGGTCGGCTAAGCTATCGACAATTTTTTCTTGAGTATGAGCGGCACCGCCACCTTTGATCAGATTTTTTTGCGGATCTACCTCGTCTGCACCATCGATCGCGATATCAATTTTCTCGACTTCATCCAAAGTGACCAAAGGAATTCCGTACTGACGCGCTAAAACGATCGCTTGAAACGAGGTGGGAATTCCCTTGATATTTTGCAGATCGCCAGATTGAAGCCGTTCTCCGATCGCCTGAATCGCATAAGCAGTCGTAGAACCAGTCCCCAATCCGACGATCGAATTGGATTGGACTTTGGCAGCAGCGGCATAACCGACTTGCTGTTTCATCAATGTTACGGGGTCTGCGTTCATGATTGGTTTCGATAAAAAAGTTTCCAATCATTCACTCTACTAGAAGAGGGGCAGGTTAAAGCCCAAACTCAGCCCGAATGACAGATTGTTTATATCGATCGCAGCATTTGACGATCGTCCAAACAAATACGACGCAGATCCGGCTAAAAATACATCTGGATTAATGTTGTAAATCACGATCGCACTAATCTGATGTTCGGTATCTGAACGAGAAACGCCTTGCGTAAAATTCTTAAACGACAAGCGATAATCTAATGCGCCCTGCACTTGCGGCGAAATGTCATAGCGCAATCTTGTGCCGATCGTATTGGTAATCCGACTGTCTTCACTTGGATTCGTAAAGCTCGAGCGAAATTCATAAAACGAATCGAGTCGAGCTTGCTTGCCTAACTGATCTTGCCGTCCCACAATCAACTGCACCGCATTATCTCGCGTCAGCAAATCGCCACTCCCTGGACGGCGCAAGCTGTCTTGCACCCATCCCAACTGTCCGAATGTTCCAGGTGCAAGTCTTTGTTGTACTGCAATGTTGTACTGCTCAATGTTGTAGTTAGAATCGCCTTCAGATGCAAATCGGACAATTCCACCGCCTGCTGAGGCAATTAGTCTGGTATTCTCGCCGAGCTTGGGTGTGATGAGCAGGTGAGCCGTATTCGTGAAAACAGTATCAGATTGTTTCAGGGCTTCAAGTGCAGTGATATTGGAGCTAGAAAACACCGACGATCGCACAAGCAACTGCACATCTGGTTGACGACGAGTTTGGGCAGGTCGATCGATGATTTCAATTTCTCCGAGTTCAGATTGAGTATCTTCGGGGTCAAGGGGTTGAATATCGTCTATCGGCGCACGATCCAGTGGAGAAGACACTGGATCGGGTTGGGCAAAACTAGGAGAAATCGTTCCTAGCGTTGCCAAAATTGTCAGCACAGCGAGAATGTAGCGCATTGGAATTTACCAAGTGAATTAATTGGGGCGAACGAAGACAGGAACGCCAACTGGAGAATTGGGATTGGGGTTGGGATTAGTATTGGGATTGGTGTCGGGAGTGATGGGTGGAGTGGTTGGCACAACGACATCTACAGGCGGTTGCCGTTCAGGTCGAGGCGTGGTGACATCGCGCCGATCTTGAAAGTCTCGCAGCGGATCGTCAGAATCGGTTGTGATGCAATTTGTGCTGAGCGTGCTTGCTCCTCCCCGAGCATTTAAGGTGCAGAGTCCTTCGAGTTTGCGTGCTTGCAGATTTAACGCCGCGATCGTGGCAACGCGCACCAGATTTAAAGTGGCTTGAACTTTCGCAGGCTCTTGAGCAATCAAGCTTTCTTGGGCGGGTGCTAAACCTGTCGAAAGTGAACTCGTTTGATAAAACTTTCTCAAGTCAAACGTATTGATTTTCCCAATCACGCCATTTTGTACCGTGACGGTTTCTCCACCATTAATCACAATGAAGTTGCCTTTATTGTCTAAAATCTTGATTGGATTATTCGTGAGATTGAAAAACTGAGTTTTATTGTTTGCACCATCGACGTGAACTACCATGGCTAAACTGCGAGTCTGGTATTGCTCGCTGGTTGGAGGAGCATCGATCGCGCTCGGAGGTAATTCTGCGATCGCACTTCCATCTAATGTCTCAATCCGCGTTGCAACGGTAGTCGGCGGACTCATGATCAAAGCGGTTCCATTACGCAACTGAAACCCGCGCATTCCGGGGATAAATCGGAAAATTGCATTTGAACCAATTCGGGCGAGAGAGCCTTCATTAAAAAGGAGTTCGGCTCTCGATCTCGTTGCCGTTTTAATTGCATCTTGGGGCACTAATACATCAGAGAGTCGAGCTGGACGTGCCGGACGATTGCGCTGAAGCAATTGCGCTTGATTCGTGAGTTTGTAGACTTCACCCCGAGTTAAGAGAGCGGAGGAGGCTTGCACGGGAAGAACACAGGCGAACGCGAGAAAACTTGCCGCAACGATGCCACGTTGAATCGTCATAACAGGATTACCAATTGAATTGATCCATAAAATTTGAATAGGGAGCAGTCGCAAAAAATATGCAGTCAAGCCGTAGTTCTGTTATCCGCTATCTTGGGAATTCGATCCGGAAAGTGAAATACTCTGCAACAAAATCTATCTGTAGCGAGGGATAACTTTGCTGAGAGTTCAACAGGATAGAGAGCGTCGATATGGATAAATAACTATGGCACTCAAACTACACGTTCCAACTCTTAATAGCCCTGAAGCTGCACAAGATATTAAAGACACGATTTTGACGCATGAACCTGACGCAAAAGTAGATATTAATCTGGAGCAAAAAACAGTCACGGTAGAAGGAAAAGCCTCAGAAGAAACCTTCAAACAGGCAATCACGGCAACGGGTCATCAAATTAGTGGATATTAAGGTGATTCTGCTTGAGTTGTAAAAGCTAGAAAGAGTGGGGAGTGGGGAGTGGGGATTATTAAGAAAATCACACTCCAGACCTCGCTTTACAACTGATTTAGGTCTAACACCATGCTCATCAGCTCTGAATAAGAGCGATTCATTTCCAGAAAAATGATAAGGTTTGAATCGCTCCTCAGTCATTTAATTCAATGGCAAAGTTTTATCCGGAACTGACCGAATCTCTTCAGGAATTTATTCAGGCACAGCATATTTTCTTTACTGCAACTGCGCCGATTCAAGGACGAATTAATCTTTCTCCAAAGGGCATGAATTCGTTTCGATGTTTGGATGCTCATACAGTTGCTTATTTGGATCTCACGGGGAGTGGGAATGAAGCGAGCGCTCACTTGATCGAGAATGGGCGGATGACGATTATGTTTTGCAGTTTCGCCGAGAAACCGATGATTCTGCGGCTCTACGGCACAGGCTGCGTCATTCGCCCTAGAGATCATGATTGGCAAGATTTTTATTCATTATTTGAGCCGATACCAGGGGCACGACAGGTGGTGAAGGTTTCTCTGGAGGCAGTGCAAACGTCTTGCGGATTTGGTGTGCCACTGTATGAGCATTTGGGCGATCGAGAAACGCTCGTCGAGTGGGCAGAGAAGAAAGGAGAAGCCGGAATCCAACAGTATTGGCATGATAAAAATCAGGTCAGTATTGATGGATTACCTACGTATATTTTGAACGAGAAGTAACGATCTTTTGCCTAAATCGATAACGATCAGTATGATTCAGAGAAAAAGATACGGAGAGATTGCGATCGCGCATGAAGCTCTCTGTATCTATTCTCTGATTCATCAATTATCATGAGCATCACTGTTTTCTTCTCTTATGCCCACGAAGATGAAAGCCTACGTGACAAGTTAGCCAACCATCTCAGCATTCTCAAACGCTTGGGGAAGATTGAGGCTTGGTACGATCGACAAATCCTACCCAGTACTGAATGGGATAAGCAGATCAACACCCATTTGGAAACCGCTAACATCATTTTGCTGCTCATTAGCGATGATTTTCTAGCATCAGATTACTGCTGGGATGTTGAAGTGAATCGAGCAATGGTACGACATGAAGCGAAGGAAGCTTGTGTGATTCCAATTATTTTACGCCCGTGTGATTGGCAAGGTGCGCCATTTGGGAAGCTACAAGGATTGCCGAAAGATATGCGTCCTGTAACAACTTGGGACAACATTGATAGTGCTTTCACAGATATTGCGAAAGGGATTCGACGGCTTGCAGAAGAATTGGTACGAAAAAAAGAACCTCACTCTGATCAGAAACCTCTCTCCAGTTCAGCGAACTCTGAAACTACCGCTAGCGCTCTAACTCAAAATACCTTTAACATCTCAAACAGTACGATCTCCAATTTAGTTGGATCTGGCTCAATTCATTACGAAACAGCACCTCAGAACAGTGATCCCTAAAACACCTTGCTGAGAAGATGCATTGATTCAAGCAGCCCTTGCTCTATCAATCAATATGCACACTAAGTTCTAAAGGTGGTGTATTAATGCGGATGCAGGTTCCGTTAAAGCAGAACCCATCCTTGCAATTCTGACAGTCAGAAGACTCAGCGCGTTTTGGCAAGCGATTCAGGGCATCAGCCCGAATTAATGCCATCCCTACTTCAGACAAACTTCGAGACTTTAGTAAAGTATCAAAAGAAATCGAACCTTCTGTCGCTAATACCTTATTCTCCTCTTCTGTCAGTGTTAACCCAAGTGCTTCTAGAATTGCAGTGTGAATGACGGTATGGCGTTCTGAGTTACTCATATCGAAATCCAATTAGCTTAAGTTTTCCAGTAAGTGTTAGACACTCAACATTGTTTGTTAATATACATCGCGATAAAATAGGCGGAGCGACGACTCAACAAAAAGTAATTTTTGAGCTTTGACGCGAATGATTCTGGGGTGCATGGATAAACAATAAGTGAAGAATAACTTTGGTCAAGCCAATATCAAGGGCATGAACTGGAAACATGCCGACCTTCAATTTGCTGACTTTCATCAGTGTCAGGCTGGATTGTCATTCACTCAAGGTATTGGCTTGCAGCTTATTCTATACGGACTTGCTGCATTCACTGGTTTCATATCTGGAGTCGCTGGGATTGGTGCGACTAATTTATTAAGCTTACAAAACATTCATCGATTTACCTACTTTCCAGGCGTTGCTGTGCTCATTTTTGTCTGGATTGGAATCGTGATTGCAGTAAAACGAGGATTCGCAGAGTTTATCGGATCAAGTGCGGCACTTTTTTGCGGCGTGGCAATTTTATTTCTACTAAGTCGAAGCGAGTTGTGGGGTAATTTTTTGTTTTCGATCGCGATCACTGCCATTCCTGAGTTAGTAGCCTTGCAACTAGGAAGCATCGTTTCCTTAATCGATAAAGGACTTTCTAAATCCATTGGGGCAATTCTAATAATCATGGCTTCAATTGGCGTGGTCACAGGTCTATCTAGTATTTCACGCTTAAATCCTTATGTGAAACCAGATTGGTTAGATGGTATAGTAGCGCTCAGCCTGCTCTTTGCTGCAACAGTTATTGGCAAAAAAGCAGTTCAGCCGAATCAACAATTTTTAGAAACGATTCAATGGGCATCTCGTATTGTCACTTTGATGGGTGGAACTTCATTTCGTGCTGCTAACCTTGCTGGTGCAAACTTTTCTCAAGCTGATGTAAGACATACCGACTTTCGAGGAGCAAACCTGTTCCAAACTTATTGGTGGGATGTGAAAGGATTAGAATTTGCCCGTTTAGAGCAAACCTACCTTGCAGATGCCAGAGTTCGGAAATTAGTAACGACTCTGAATGGACAATCACAGAATTTTGATGCTCTGAATTTAGAGGGAGTTAACCTCAAGGATGCTATCCTCAAAGGTGCAAGTTTTGTTGAGACAAATTTGCACTGCGCGATTCTCCAAGCTGTAGATTTGCGAGACAGCATTTTGGTGCGAGTCACTTTAACAGGTGCAGATTTAAGTGGTGCAGATTTGACTGGGATTTGTATTCAGGATTGGAGCATCAATAGCGAGACAGACTTTTCAGGGATTCGATGTGATTATGTTTATCGAGAATTTGAGAATAACCAACCTACTAATCGGTATCCTAGCGATCGCGATTTTCAACCCGGTGAATTTGAGTCCCTATTTCAGAAATTGACCAATGCTGTTGAGCTTGTCTTTCAAGATCAAATTGATTGGAGAGCTTTGAGCTTTACCTTTGAGAAGTTCAGGCTCGAAGATGATGGCATGGGGCTAGAACTCAAAGGAATTGAGCAGCGGGGAAATTATTGGATTGTCAAAGTCACGCATGGAGAAGGAGTCTCTAAGCAACAGGTTGAGCAACAAGTTCAGAGTACTTATGAAGATCTGCGATCGATTATGGAAGCAAAAGATAAGCAGATCAATCGATTACTCGGCATTGTAGAAACCCAAACAGAAGCAATGCAGCGGCAAGCCGAAGCCTTAACGAATTTTAGCCAGCAACCCTTTGGGAATCATTTCTTGATCTCAGGCAGTACGATTACCAATCTTGCTGGGTCAGGACAGATTGAGTATCGCGAAGCGGCTCATGGAGTTCGCAGTCTCATCACAAATCAGATTGATCCCAATTCAAATCTACAAGAGCTACTCGGTCAACTCAAACATCAAAACGTCGCAACTACTTCTGCAACTCAGAGAGACTTGATCCAACAAGTTTTATTCTCCGAAGCAGATCGAGATCCGGCGCTAAAACAATTTCTACTAGAAAAAGGACAACACATTCTCGATCGCTTACCAGATGGAGAATTTAAAATCGCAATCCGAAATGCGATCTCGTTGATAAGAAATGACTGAAAGTGCTCAGCGCGGATTGCAATGTCTTGTCTAAAGAAGCGCGATCGCGATCCAGAACTTGAATCTGATGCGATCGCGCAAGAAATATTTCGATCAGAATCGAGAAATCGAGACAGACAAATTCAAACACTCTGAGCTATCCGCGCTAAAGTGAAACAGGAATTTTCAAGGGAAAGATCAATGCGTCGCTGGGTTTCTTGGATCGCGATCGTCTGTTGTTTTCTCGGTTTGACTGGATGCAGTCTGCCCCAAGTCAAAGCAGAAGATCGACTGTTTTTACCGTTGCAAGTGGAATTCTTGGGCAGCCATACCTTGTCTGATAAGCAATTTCAAAATACGGCAGTCGGAGGACTCTCAGGGATTACTTACGATCGTAAAAATGATCTTTATTATGCGGTCTCAGATGATCGCAGCGATCGTAACCCTGCACGGTTTTACACGCTGAAATTGAACATCGATTCAACCCCGCGCCTGCAATCTGTTGAAATTCAAAACGTCACAACCCTGAAAGATGAAAACGGGGAGCCGTTTCAGAACAATACGATCGATGCTGAAGCAATCTCCTTGTCTCCTCAGAAAACAGTCTTCATTTCCAGCGAAGGTGCAGCGAATCAAGGCATTTCTCCCTCTCTTGGAGAATTCGATCTGCAAACCGGACAACTGAAGCGAAAACTAAAACTGCCAGACGCTTATTTTCCAGATGAATTAGGTATCAAACAAACGCGCGGTATCCAAAATAATCGTGCGTTTGAAGCGATGTCACTCAATGCTGGGGCTGCGACTGCACCACCCGCTGAACCCTATCGCCTGTTTGCAGCGCTTGAATCGCCCCTAGTTCAAGATTTATCCTTACCAAACCGCAGCGAAAGCGTTTTGAATCGAATCTTGCACTATCAGTTTATCGGCGATCGCGCTGCTCTAATTTCTGAACATGCCTACCCGCTCGATCCTAAACCCGCGAATACGATCGAATACGGATTGACCGATTTACTCTCGATCGACCAGGGCGGACACTTTTTGAGTTTAGAGCGATCTCTAGGACTCGGCGGATTTCAAGCGAAACTGTTTCAAGTCGAAACTGGAACCGCCAGCGATACTTCCAGGATCGAAACATTGCGCGATGCGACAGGCGTACAAACCGCGCGCAAAGAGTTGCTCCTAGACCTCAATACGTTAGGTGTACGGCTCGATAATTTAGAAGGCATGACTCTGGGAGCACGATTCCCGGATGGCTCTCAGAGTCTCATCTTGGTGAGCGACGACAATTTCAATGGACTCGTGCAAATTACACAGTTTCTCCTCTTTCGACTGACAGGGTTAAAAGGCTAAGTCTTTGTCCCACGCAACGTTCTACAATTTAAGTCGCACGTCTTTTATATATAAATCGCATGTCACACTCTACCGATATCGCCACCCTAGCGCGCTGGATGGCAGCCGATTTTAGCAATCAACAACAGGCATTTGAAAATCCGCCCATGTATGCTCACATTCGAGTGTGTATGCGCCC is part of the Leptolyngbya boryana PCC 6306 genome and harbors:
- a CDS encoding heavy-metal-associated domain-containing protein, producing the protein MALKLHVPTLNSPEAAQDIKDTILTHEPDAKVDINLEQKTVTVEGKASEETFKQAITATGHQISGY
- a CDS encoding FecR family protein, whose product is MTIQRGIVAASFLAFACVLPVQASSALLTRGEVYKLTNQAQLLQRNRPARPARLSDVLVPQDAIKTATRSRAELLFNEGSLARIGSNAIFRFIPGMRGFQLRNGTALIMSPPTTVATRIETLDGSAIAELPPSAIDAPPTSEQYQTRSLAMVVHVDGANNKTQFFNLTNNPIKILDNKGNFIVINGGETVTVQNGVIGKINTFDLRKFYQTSSLSTGLAPAQESLIAQEPAKVQATLNLVRVATIAALNLQARKLEGLCTLNARGGASTLSTNCITTDSDDPLRDFQDRRDVTTPRPERQPPVDVVVPTTPPITPDTNPNTNPNPNPNSPVGVPVFVRPN
- the rpiA gene encoding ribose-5-phosphate isomerase RpiA; the protein is MNADPVTLMKQQVGYAAAAKVQSNSIVGLGTGSTTAYAIQAIGERLQSGDLQNIKGIPTSFQAIVLARQYGIPLVTLDEVEKIDIAIDGADEVDPQKNLIKGGGAAHTQEKIVDSLADQFIVVVDSGKLVDHLGSTFLLPVEVLPMAVTPVMKAIEKLGGKPQLRMGVKKAGPVVTDQGNLVIDVKFDRIDQPAELEKTLNNLPGVLENGLFVGVADIIMVGEVKDGQPSVREF
- a CDS encoding outer membrane beta-barrel protein — encoded protein: MRYILAVLTILATLGTISPSFAQPDPVSSPLDRAPIDDIQPLDPEDTQSELGEIEIIDRPAQTRRQPDVQLLVRSSVFSSSNITALEALKQSDTVFTNTAHLLITPKLGENTRLIASAGGGIVRFASEGDSNYNIEQYNIAVQQRLAPGTFGQLGWVQDSLRRPGSGDLLTRDNAVQLIVGRQDQLGKQARLDSFYEFRSSFTNPSEDSRITNTIGTRLRYDISPQVQGALDYRLSFKNFTQGVSRSDTEHQISAIVIYNINPDVFLAGSASYLFGRSSNAAIDINNLSFGLSLGFNLPLF
- a CDS encoding pyridoxamine 5'-phosphate oxidase family protein, with translation MAKFYPELTESLQEFIQAQHIFFTATAPIQGRINLSPKGMNSFRCLDAHTVAYLDLTGSGNEASAHLIENGRMTIMFCSFAEKPMILRLYGTGCVIRPRDHDWQDFYSLFEPIPGARQVVKVSLEAVQTSCGFGVPLYEHLGDRETLVEWAEKKGEAGIQQYWHDKNQVSIDGLPTYILNEK
- a CDS encoding toll/interleukin-1 receptor domain-containing protein; protein product: MSITVFFSYAHEDESLRDKLANHLSILKRLGKIEAWYDRQILPSTEWDKQINTHLETANIILLLISDDFLASDYCWDVEVNRAMVRHEAKEACVIPIILRPCDWQGAPFGKLQGLPKDMRPVTTWDNIDSAFTDIAKGIRRLAEELVRKKEPHSDQKPLSSSANSETTASALTQNTFNISNSTISNLVGSGSIHYETAPQNSDP
- a CDS encoding esterase-like activity of phytase family protein; translation: MRRWVSWIAIVCCFLGLTGCSLPQVKAEDRLFLPLQVEFLGSHTLSDKQFQNTAVGGLSGITYDRKNDLYYAVSDDRSDRNPARFYTLKLNIDSTPRLQSVEIQNVTTLKDENGEPFQNNTIDAEAISLSPQKTVFISSEGAANQGISPSLGEFDLQTGQLKRKLKLPDAYFPDELGIKQTRGIQNNRAFEAMSLNAGAATAPPAEPYRLFAALESPLVQDLSLPNRSESVLNRILHYQFIGDRAALISEHAYPLDPKPANTIEYGLTDLLSIDQGGHFLSLERSLGLGGFQAKLFQVETGTASDTSRIETLRDATGVQTARKELLLDLNTLGVRLDNLEGMTLGARFPDGSQSLILVSDDNFNGLVQITQFLLFRLTGLKG
- a CDS encoding pentapeptide repeat-containing protein, which gives rise to MKNNFGQANIKGMNWKHADLQFADFHQCQAGLSFTQGIGLQLILYGLAAFTGFISGVAGIGATNLLSLQNIHRFTYFPGVAVLIFVWIGIVIAVKRGFAEFIGSSAALFCGVAILFLLSRSELWGNFLFSIAITAIPELVALQLGSIVSLIDKGLSKSIGAILIIMASIGVVTGLSSISRLNPYVKPDWLDGIVALSLLFAATVIGKKAVQPNQQFLETIQWASRIVTLMGGTSFRAANLAGANFSQADVRHTDFRGANLFQTYWWDVKGLEFARLEQTYLADARVRKLVTTLNGQSQNFDALNLEGVNLKDAILKGASFVETNLHCAILQAVDLRDSILVRVTLTGADLSGADLTGICIQDWSINSETDFSGIRCDYVYREFENNQPTNRYPSDRDFQPGEFESLFQKLTNAVELVFQDQIDWRALSFTFEKFRLEDDGMGLELKGIEQRGNYWIVKVTHGEGVSKQQVEQQVQSTYEDLRSIMEAKDKQINRLLGIVETQTEAMQRQAEALTNFSQQPFGNHFLISGSTITNLAGSGQIEYREAAHGVRSLITNQIDPNSNLQELLGQLKHQNVATTSATQRDLIQQVLFSEADRDPALKQFLLEKGQHILDRLPDGEFKIAIRNAISLIRND